The Deltaproteobacteria bacterium genome includes the window GAGAGCTTCAAGGGCTTCGTCGAGGATCCCCGGCACACGCTCGTGGTCGTCGACCCGCGCGAGACCGAGACCACACGCGGCGCGCACCGCCATCTGCGCGTCCGGCCGGGCACGGACGCCTACCTGCTCCTCGGCCTCGCGGCGACGATCGTCCGGCGCGGGCTGGTCGACGAGGCGTTCGTCGGCGAGCGGACGCGGGACTTCGCGCGCCTGGCCGAGGCGCTCGCCGCGGTGGACGTCGACGAGATGGCGCGGCGCTGCGGCCTCGAGCCGGCGGCCATCGTCGAGACCGCCACCGCCTTCGCCGAGGCCGAGTCGGCCGCCATCTTCTACGACCTCGGCGTCGAGCAGACCCCCTTCTCGACGCTCATCTCCTACCTGATCCGCGTGCTCCTCTCGCTGACGGGGAACGTCGGGCGGCCGGGCGGCAACGTCTTCTTCGAGACCATCCTGGTTCCCGAGCCCTGGCGCCCGCGGGAGCCCGAGCGGGCGCTCGCGTCGGGCATCCCGGCCATCGCCGCGCTCGGCAACTTCGCGATGTTCTCCCCGACGCTCGTCCCCGAGGAGGTCCTGCTCGACCATCCGGAGCGCCTGCGGGCGCTCATCGTCGAGGGCTCGAACCCCTTCCTCTCGTACTCGGACACCGCGCGCTGGCGCGAGGCCCGCGAGCGGCTCGAGCTGCTCGTCGTGATCGAGCCGGCCATGACCGAGACGGCGCGGGCGGCGGACTACGTGCTGCCCACCCCGGTCGGCTACGAGAAGTGGGAGTTCGCGAATTTCCCGAAGGGCTACCCCGAGATCTTCGTCCAGGTCCGACCGCCCGTGGTGCCGGGCCCGACCGAGGCGCTCCCCGAGCCCGAGATCTACGCGCGCCTCGCCGAGGCGATGGGGATCTTCGGCCCGGCGCCGGCGGCGCTCCACGACCTCGCGGCGGGCGCGCTCGAGCCAGTGGGCGCGATGCGCTTCCTCGCCGCGGCGCAGGAGCTGACGGCCACCGACGGGATCGCCAAGGAGCGGCTCCTCTTCTGGACCTACCGCACCCTCGGGCCCCAGCTACGGAGCCCCGCGCTCGCCGCGATCTGGCTGCAGTGTCAGCTGAACGCCATGCTCCGCCTGCCGAGCGTGCTGCGCACCCTCGGGCCCGACTGGCAGGCGCGGAGTCCCTTCGAGGTCGCGGCCGAGCTCTTCCGCCGCATCCTCGATCACCCCGAAGGGGTCGAGATCGCGCGCATCGCCGAGGACACCAACCTCGAGGATCACCTGGGCTTCGAGGACGGTCGCATCCGCCTGGCTCCCGAGCCGATGCTCGGGGAGATCGGGCGCGCCGTCGCCTCACCGCCGGCGCACGATGCAAGCTTCCCGTTCGTGCTCGCGGCCGGGCTCCGCACGCGCTGGACGGCCAACACCATCCAGCGCGATCCGGCGTGGCGGAAGGGCCGCGGGCCGCACTGCGCCCTCAACCTCTCGCCCGCTGATGCGCGGGATCTCGGGCTGCGTGACGGCGACCGCGTGCACGTCGCCACGCGACGCGGCGCCGTCACCCTGCCGGCTCAGATCGACCCGAAGCTCCTTCCCGGCCACGTCTGGATGCCGAACGGCTTCGGCATGGTGCACGACGGCATGCTCGACGGCGCGAACCAGAACGAGCTCACGGACACCGCCGACCGCGATCCCTTCACCGGCATCCCGCACCATCGCCACGTCCGCTGCCGCCTCGAGCGGGCCGCCGGTGCGTGATCCTCAACGTCACTCTCGGCTCGACGAGCGGCGCCGGGCTGCTCCTCCCTTGATCCGGCGGCGCCGGGGTGCGCGCAACCTCGAGGCGTCACGGGCCTTCGTCAGCACGCCGATCAGCTCCAGCAGCGCATCGACATCGACCGGTTTCCGAAGGCAGGCTGCGACCCGCAGCGGCGCGACCTTCTCCTGGAGGTCGCCGCCGCACGAGAAGACGATCACCGGGATCGACGCGATCTCGGGGTCCTGCATCTGCTGGACCCGGAACTCGAAGCCGTCCATCACCGGCAGCATCAGGTCGAGCAGAATCAAGGAGGCCGAGGCCTCGCGGAGCCGGGCGAGGGCCTCGCGACCCTCGCCGGCGCACACCACGTCGTAGCCCGCGTCCTCCAGCGTTAAACGCAGCGCGTCACGCACGTCCGGGTCGTCCTCGACCAGGAGGATGGGCCGCGCGTGCACGTGTCTCGCCATGGGTACACTCATCCGGCATCTTTCTAAAGCCGGTGCCCGCCTGGTGCCGCAATCCCCGGCATATGGGGGGATCGAGAAGGAAATGAGGGAACAACGCGTTCCTCGGGGGGGCAGAGGTGCCTCGTTCTTCCGGGCAGCATGCGAACGAAGGTCGCCGTCCCGATGGCCGTCCTGAAGCCGACCTCGCGGCGCCTGCCCGCGCTCGACTGGCTGCGCGGGCTGGTGATGGTCCTGATGACGGTCGACCACGCGTCGGGGACTTTCAACGCCGGGCGCCTGATGACCGACGGGCTCGCGCTCTACCGGCCTGGCACACCCCTCCCCGCGTCCCAGTTCCTGACCCGCTGGATCACCCATCTGTGTGCGCCGACCTTCGTCTTCCTGGCCGGATCCGCCCTGGCGCTCAGCGTGCAGAAGCGCGAGGCCGCGGGAGAGTCTCCGCGCGCCATCGACCGCTTCATCCTCGCCCGCGGCCTTCTCATCGTGGCGCTCGATCCGCTCTGGATGTCCCCGGTCTTCACCCCGGGGCAGGTGCTCCTCCAGGTGCTCTATGCGATCGGCGGGAGCCTGATCGCCATGGTCGCGCTGCGCCGCCTCGGCGGGCGCTGGCTCGCCGGCGTCGGGCTCGGGCTCGTCTTCGGCGGCGAGGCGCTCACCGGCCTCGCCCTCGCCGCCAGCGGCGGCGAGCCGTCCTTGCCGGTCGCCCT containing:
- a CDS encoding molybdopterin oxidoreductase family protein, with the protein product MEGATAAPQRGAPMIAAQPVDPSVSRTPLPLDAADLPTICVLCSQNCGVRVDVAGGRIVAVRADERNPITTGYICNKGFSIPSYVRHAERLAHPLKRRPDGGFERIGWDVAIAEIAARLTDIRARHSPRAIGLVGIGGQGNHMDAPYGLGFLRALGSRRWFNAFAQEKTQHCLMDQWMFDASPATYLHADQRNARFLLVLGTNPRISNRGHNATESFKGFVEDPRHTLVVVDPRETETTRGAHRHLRVRPGTDAYLLLGLAATIVRRGLVDEAFVGERTRDFARLAEALAAVDVDEMARRCGLEPAAIVETATAFAEAESAAIFYDLGVEQTPFSTLISYLIRVLLSLTGNVGRPGGNVFFETILVPEPWRPREPERALASGIPAIAALGNFAMFSPTLVPEEVLLDHPERLRALIVEGSNPFLSYSDTARWREARERLELLVVIEPAMTETARAADYVLPTPVGYEKWEFANFPKGYPEIFVQVRPPVVPGPTEALPEPEIYARLAEAMGIFGPAPAALHDLAAGALEPVGAMRFLAAAQELTATDGIAKERLLFWTYRTLGPQLRSPALAAIWLQCQLNAMLRLPSVLRTLGPDWQARSPFEVAAELFRRILDHPEGVEIARIAEDTNLEDHLGFEDGRIRLAPEPMLGEIGRAVASPPAHDASFPFVLAAGLRTRWTANTIQRDPAWRKGRGPHCALNLSPADARDLGLRDGDRVHVATRRGAVTLPAQIDPKLLPGHVWMPNGFGMVHDGMLDGANQNELTDTADRDPFTGIPHHRHVRCRLERAAGA
- a CDS encoding response regulator, whose amino-acid sequence is MSVPMARHVHARPILLVEDDPDVRDALRLTLEDAGYDVVCAGEGREALARLREASASLILLDLMLPVMDGFEFRVQQMQDPEIASIPVIVFSCGGDLQEKVAPLRVAACLRKPVDVDALLELIGVLTKARDASRLRAPRRRRIKGGAARRRSSSRE